The following proteins come from a genomic window of Kocuria palustris:
- a CDS encoding adenylate kinase gives MTRMLIIGPPGAGKGTQAVRIAERLGIPAISTGDIFRENIRGGTELGKEAQSYTDAGNLVPDSVTNRMVRDRLSWDDCAEGFLLDGYPRNTAQAEELDRILQESGTQLDVVLQLTADRDELVARLLNRAQEQGRTDDTEDVIRHRLDVYDRETAPVIGLYADRGLVTEVDGLGTIDEVTERIAQALA, from the coding sequence ATGACTCGCATGCTGATCATCGGCCCGCCCGGTGCGGGCAAGGGCACCCAGGCGGTGCGCATCGCCGAGCGCCTGGGGATCCCGGCCATCTCGACCGGGGACATCTTCCGGGAGAACATCCGCGGCGGCACCGAGCTCGGCAAGGAGGCCCAGTCCTACACCGATGCCGGCAACCTGGTCCCGGACTCCGTGACCAACCGCATGGTGCGCGATCGGCTGTCGTGGGACGACTGCGCCGAGGGCTTCCTGCTCGACGGCTACCCGCGCAACACCGCCCAGGCGGAGGAGCTCGACCGCATCCTGCAGGAGTCCGGCACCCAGCTGGATGTCGTCCTGCAGCTGACCGCGGATCGGGACGAGCTGGTCGCGAGACTGCTCAACCGCGCCCAGGAGCAGGGCCGCACGGATGACACCGAGGACGTCATCCGGCACCGACTGGACGTCTACGACCGCGAGACCGCCCCGGTGATCGGCCTCTACGCCGACCGCGGCTTGGTCACCGAGGTCGACGGCCTCGGCACGATCGACGAGGTCACCGAGCGGATCGCTCAGGCCCTGGCCTGA
- the secY gene encoding preprotein translocase subunit SecY, giving the protein MLSAFGRAFKTPELRNKLLFTIGIIVIYRLGTFVPAPGVDYGNVQQCLALGNASGGVYDLVNLFSGGALLQVSIFALGVMPYITASIIVQLLRVVIPRFQELHEEGPQGQAKLTQYTRYLTIGLALLNATTIVSLARSGQLLGDCPLPIIPNDSVLTIAIIIIALTAGTTVIMWLGERITEHGVGNGMSLLIFTSIAASFPSALGQIFNTQGALVFGLVCLVGLVVIICVVFVEQSQRRVPVQYAKRMIGRRTIGGSTTYIPLKVNMAGVIPIIFASSMLMLPGLVTQFAAPTDGSPMPGWINWINTYLASGDHPVYMVTYFLLIVFFTYFYVSITFNPEEVAGNMKRYGGFIPGIRAGRPTEKYLQYVISRITLPGALYLGVISMIPLVALVLFDANQNFPFGGPSLLIMVGVGLDTVKQIDAQLQQRHYEGLLR; this is encoded by the coding sequence TTGCTCAGCGCTTTCGGACGGGCGTTCAAGACTCCCGAGCTGCGGAACAAGCTGCTGTTCACCATCGGGATCATCGTGATCTACCGCCTGGGCACCTTTGTCCCGGCTCCCGGTGTGGACTACGGCAACGTCCAGCAGTGCCTGGCCCTGGGCAATGCCAGCGGCGGCGTCTACGACCTGGTCAACCTCTTCAGCGGCGGAGCCCTGCTGCAGGTGTCCATCTTCGCCCTGGGCGTGATGCCCTACATCACGGCGAGCATCATCGTCCAGCTGCTGCGAGTGGTCATCCCGCGCTTCCAGGAGCTGCATGAGGAGGGTCCGCAGGGCCAGGCCAAGCTCACGCAGTACACGCGCTACCTCACCATCGGGCTGGCGCTGCTGAACGCGACCACGATCGTCTCCCTGGCCCGGTCGGGCCAGCTGCTGGGCGACTGCCCGCTGCCGATCATCCCGAACGACTCGGTGCTGACCATCGCGATCATCATCATCGCGCTGACCGCCGGCACGACCGTGATCATGTGGCTCGGCGAGCGGATCACGGAGCACGGCGTGGGCAACGGGATGTCGCTGCTGATCTTCACCTCGATCGCGGCGTCGTTCCCGTCGGCCCTGGGCCAGATCTTCAACACGCAGGGCGCGCTGGTCTTCGGGCTCGTCTGCCTGGTGGGCCTCGTGGTGATCATCTGCGTGGTCTTCGTGGAGCAGTCGCAGCGCCGCGTGCCGGTGCAGTACGCCAAGCGGATGATCGGCCGCCGCACGATCGGCGGCTCGACCACGTACATCCCGCTCAAGGTCAACATGGCCGGCGTCATCCCGATCATCTTCGCCTCGTCCATGCTGATGCTCCCCGGGCTCGTGACCCAGTTCGCGGCGCCCACGGACGGCTCGCCCATGCCGGGGTGGATCAACTGGATCAACACCTACCTGGCGTCCGGCGACCACCCGGTCTACATGGTCACGTATTTCCTGCTGATCGTGTTCTTCACGTACTTCTACGTCTCGATCACCTTCAACCCGGAGGAGGTCGCCGGGAACATGAAGCGCTACGGCGGCTTCATCCCGGGCATCCGCGCCGGGCGGCCCACGGAGAAGTACCTGCAGTACGTCATCAGCCGCATCACGCTGCCCGGCGCGCTGTACCTCGGCGTGATCTCGATGATCCCGCTGGTGGCCCTGGTGCTCTTCGATGCCAACCAGAACTTCCCGTTCGGCGGTCCGTCGCTGCTCATCATGGTGGGCGTGGGCCTGGATACTGTGAAGCAGATCGACGCTCAGCTCCAGCAGCGCCACTACGAGGGCCTGCTGCGCTGA
- the rplO gene encoding 50S ribosomal protein L15 — translation MAEQNTDSVVSVDGTTSSALKIHHLRPAPGAKKARQRVGRGEASKGKTAGRGTKGTKARYQVRPGFAGGQLALHMRLPKLRGFTNPFRVEYQVVNLDRLGELFPQGGTVDVDQLVAKGAVRKNQPVKVLGDGEISVAVNVTAHKFSKSAAEKISAAGGSTTAL, via the coding sequence ATGGCTGAGCAGAACACCGACAGCGTCGTGTCCGTGGACGGCACGACCTCGAGCGCCCTGAAGATCCATCACCTGCGTCCGGCTCCGGGCGCCAAGAAGGCCCGCCAGCGCGTGGGCCGCGGTGAGGCGTCGAAGGGCAAGACCGCAGGCCGCGGCACCAAGGGCACCAAGGCCCGCTACCAGGTGCGTCCGGGCTTCGCAGGCGGGCAGCTCGCGCTGCACATGCGCCTGCCGAAGCTGCGCGGCTTCACCAACCCGTTCCGCGTCGAGTACCAGGTCGTGAACCTGGACCGCCTGGGGGAGCTGTTCCCCCAGGGCGGCACGGTGGACGTCGACCAGCTCGTGGCCAAGGGCGCGGTTCGCAAGAACCAGCCGGTCAAGGTGCTGGGCGACGGCGAGATCTCTGTGGCCGTGAACGTCACGGCGCACAAGTTCTCCAAGTCGGCCGCTGAGAAGATCTCCGCCGCGGGCGGTTCGACCACCGCTCTGTGA
- the rpmD gene encoding 50S ribosomal protein L30, with the protein MTTPKRIKADGRDIRITQTRSVVGQKQNMRDTLRSLGLKRPGNVVVRKADEVTVGMVNTAAHLVQVEEA; encoded by the coding sequence ATGACCACTCCGAAGCGAATCAAGGCTGACGGCCGGGACATCCGGATCACCCAGACCCGTTCCGTGGTCGGCCAGAAGCAGAACATGCGCGACACCCTGCGTTCCCTGGGCCTCAAGCGCCCCGGCAACGTGGTCGTCCGCAAGGCGGATGAGGTGACGGTCGGCATGGTCAACACCGCCGCCCACCTCGTGCAGGTTGAGGAGGCCTGA
- the rpsE gene encoding 30S ribosomal protein S5, which translates to MSEQNTENTTTETQTESTGAEQSNQGSGGDRGGRGGNDRGGRNDRGGRGGNDRGGRGGRGGRGGRDEEKDKFLERVVTINRVSKVVKGGRRFSFTALVVVGDGEGMVGVGYGKAKEVPAAIQKGVEEAKKNFFRVPRIEDRTIPHRVQGEAAAGVVMLRPATPGTGVIAGGPVRAVLECAGIHDVLSKSLGSSNQINIVHATIEALRMLEEPAAVAARRGLSMEDAIPAPLRGIQQKAGA; encoded by the coding sequence GTGAGCGAGCAGAACACCGAGAACACCACCACCGAGACTCAGACCGAGTCCACCGGTGCAGAGCAGTCCAACCAGGGTAGCGGCGGCGATCGCGGCGGGCGCGGCGGCAATGACCGCGGCGGTCGCAACGATCGTGGCGGACGCGGCGGCAACGACCGTGGCGGCCGTGGCGGCCGTGGCGGCCGCGGAGGTCGCGACGAGGAGAAGGACAAGTTCCTCGAGCGCGTCGTGACCATCAACCGCGTGTCCAAGGTCGTCAAGGGCGGCCGTCGCTTCAGCTTCACCGCACTCGTCGTGGTGGGCGATGGCGAGGGCATGGTCGGCGTCGGCTACGGCAAGGCCAAGGAGGTCCCCGCGGCGATCCAGAAGGGCGTCGAGGAGGCGAAGAAGAACTTCTTCCGCGTCCCGCGCATCGAGGACCGCACCATCCCGCACCGCGTGCAGGGCGAGGCCGCCGCAGGCGTCGTCATGCTGCGTCCGGCCACTCCGGGTACCGGCGTGATCGCCGGCGGTCCGGTGCGCGCCGTGCTCGAGTGCGCCGGCATCCACGACGTCCTGTCGAAGTCGCTGGGCTCGTCGAACCAGATCAACATCGTGCACGCGACCATCGAGGCGCTGCGCATGCTCGAGGAGCCCGCTGCTGTGGCTGCTCGTCGCGGCCTGTCGATGGAGGACGCCATCCCGGCGCCCCTGCGCGGCATCCAGCAGAAGGCAGGTGCGTGA
- the rplR gene encoding 50S ribosomal protein L18 — MALKLKRGKSKSAARNRRHLRVRKHVSGTAERPRLVVNRSSRHMFVQVIDDKAGVTLASASTMEAELRAAESDKSEKAKRVGELVAERAKAAGIEAVVFDRGGNKYHGRVAAVADGAREGGLAL; from the coding sequence ATGGCTCTCAAGTTGAAGAGGGGCAAGTCGAAGTCCGCGGCGCGCAACCGCCGTCACCTTCGCGTCCGCAAGCACGTCTCGGGAACCGCCGAGCGTCCGCGCCTGGTCGTGAACCGCTCCAGCCGGCACATGTTCGTCCAGGTCATCGACGACAAGGCCGGTGTGACGCTCGCGTCCGCATCCACCATGGAAGCCGAGCTCCGCGCCGCGGAGTCGGACAAGTCGGAGAAGGCCAAGCGCGTGGGCGAGCTCGTCGCCGAGCGCGCGAAGGCAGCCGGCATCGAGGCCGTCGTGTTCGACCGCGGGGGCAACAAGTACCACGGTCGTGTGGCAGCCGTCGCTGACGGCGCCCGTGAGGGAGGTCTGGCACTGTGA
- the rplF gene encoding 50S ribosomal protein L6, with protein MSRIGRLPISVPSGVEVKIDGSLVTVKGPKGEHQHQIAAPITAVLEDGVITVSRPDDERESRSLHGLTRTLINNMIVGVTDGYSKGLEIVGTGYRVTPRGKDLEFALGYSHPVQFEAPEGIEFAVEGANKVFVKGTDKQQVGYVAAKIRALRAPEPYKGKGVRYAGEQIRRKAGKAGK; from the coding sequence ATGTCACGTATCGGACGTCTCCCCATCTCTGTGCCCAGCGGCGTCGAGGTGAAGATCGATGGCTCCCTGGTCACCGTGAAGGGACCTAAGGGGGAGCACCAGCACCAGATCGCAGCGCCGATCACCGCCGTCCTGGAGGACGGTGTGATCACGGTGTCGCGACCCGATGACGAGCGCGAGTCGCGGTCCCTGCACGGGCTGACCCGCACTCTCATCAACAACATGATCGTCGGTGTCACCGACGGCTACTCGAAGGGCCTCGAGATCGTCGGCACGGGCTACCGCGTCACGCCGAGGGGCAAGGACCTCGAGTTCGCCCTCGGCTACTCGCACCCGGTCCAGTTCGAGGCTCCCGAGGGCATCGAGTTCGCCGTCGAGGGCGCGAACAAGGTGTTCGTGAAGGGCACCGACAAGCAGCAGGTCGGCTATGTGGCCGCCAAGATCCGCGCCCTGCGCGCCCCGGAGCCCTACAAGGGCAAGGGCGTTCGCTACGCGGGCGAGCAGATCCGTCGCAAGGCCGGAAAGGCAGGTAAGTGA
- the rpsH gene encoding 30S ribosomal protein S8: protein MTMTDPVADMLTRLRNANSAYHDTVAMPYSKLKARLAEILKAEGYIEDWTEEPARVGKTLVLNLKFGPQRERSIAGVRRISKPGLRVYAKSTNLPRVLGGMGIAIISTSSGLLTDRQAAKKGVGGEVVAYVW, encoded by the coding sequence ATGACAATGACAGATCCTGTCGCAGACATGCTGACCCGTCTGCGCAATGCCAACTCGGCCTACCACGACACCGTGGCCATGCCGTACTCGAAGCTGAAGGCCCGCCTGGCGGAGATCCTCAAGGCCGAGGGCTACATCGAGGACTGGACCGAGGAGCCGGCTCGCGTCGGCAAGACCCTGGTCCTGAACCTCAAGTTCGGCCCGCAGCGCGAGCGCTCCATCGCGGGTGTGCGCCGCATCTCCAAGCCTGGCCTTCGCGTCTACGCGAAGTCCACCAACCTGCCCCGAGTCCTGGGCGGCATGGGCATCGCGATCATCTCCACCTCTTCCGGCCTGCTGACCGATCGTCAGGCCGCGAAGAAGGGCGTGGGCGGCGAAGTCGTCGCCTACGTCTGGTGA
- the rplE gene encoding 50S ribosomal protein L5 produces MTETTTAPRFKTKYDEVVAPALQEQFGYKNVMQMPRITKVVVNMGVGDAAKDSKLIDGAVRDLTAITGQKPVINRARKSIAQFKLREGMPIGCHTTLRGERMWEFLDRLVTLALPRIRDFRGLSDRQFDGNGNYTFGLTEQAMFHEIDQDKIDRVRGMDITVVTTATSDDEGRALLKALGFPFKTN; encoded by the coding sequence ATGACTGAGACCACCACCGCCCCGCGCTTCAAGACCAAGTACGACGAGGTCGTCGCGCCGGCGCTGCAGGAGCAGTTCGGCTACAAGAACGTCATGCAGATGCCGCGCATCACCAAGGTCGTCGTCAACATGGGCGTCGGAGATGCCGCCAAGGACTCCAAGCTCATCGACGGCGCCGTGCGCGACCTCACCGCGATCACCGGCCAGAAGCCGGTCATCAACCGCGCCCGGAAGTCCATCGCTCAGTTCAAGCTGCGTGAGGGCATGCCGATCGGCTGCCACACCACGCTGCGCGGCGAGCGCATGTGGGAGTTCCTGGATCGCCTCGTGACCCTGGCTCTGCCCCGTATCCGCGACTTCCGCGGTCTGTCGGACCGTCAGTTCGACGGCAACGGCAACTACACGTTCGGCCTGACCGAGCAGGCGATGTTCCACGAGATCGATCAGGACAAGATCGACCGCGTCCGCGGCATGGACATCACCGTGGTCACGACCGCCACCTCCGATGATGAGGGCCGCGCACTGCTCAAGGCGCTCGGCTTCCCCTTCAAGACCAACTGA
- the rplX gene encoding 50S ribosomal protein L24, which yields MPKFKIKTGDLVQVITGKKENKGKQGKVLRVITETERVVVEGVNVMTRHKRPTMQGESGGIEKVEAPIHISNVALVDPETNKPTKVGYRTETVERNGRTKTVRVRVSKTTGKDL from the coding sequence ATGCCCAAGTTCAAGATCAAGACCGGCGACCTGGTCCAGGTCATCACCGGCAAGAAGGAAAACAAGGGCAAGCAGGGCAAGGTCCTGCGTGTCATCACCGAGACCGAGCGTGTGGTCGTGGAGGGCGTCAATGTGATGACCCGTCACAAGCGCCCGACCATGCAGGGTGAGTCCGGCGGGATCGAGAAGGTCGAGGCCCCGATCCACATCTCGAACGTCGCCCTGGTCGATCCCGAGACCAACAAGCCGACCAAGGTCGGCTACCGCACCGAGACGGTGGAGCGCAACGGCCGGACGAAGACCGTGCGCGTCCGCGTCTCCAAGACCACCGGCAAGGATCTGTGA
- the rplN gene encoding 50S ribosomal protein L14, which yields MIQQESRLKVADNTGAKEILTIRVLGGSGRRYAGIGDTIVATVKDAIPGGNVKRGDVVKAVIVRTRKSRRRSDGSYIRFDENAAVILKSEGGDPRGTRIFGPVGRELRDKKFMKIVSLAPEVL from the coding sequence GTGATTCAGCAGGAGTCGCGACTCAAGGTCGCCGACAACACGGGTGCGAAGGAGATTCTCACCATCCGTGTCCTCGGCGGCTCTGGTCGACGCTACGCAGGCATCGGCGACACCATCGTCGCCACCGTGAAGGACGCCATCCCCGGCGGCAACGTCAAGCGCGGCGATGTCGTCAAGGCCGTCATCGTGCGCACGCGCAAGTCGCGTCGCCGCTCGGACGGCTCGTACATCCGCTTCGACGAGAACGCGGCCGTCATCCTCAAGTCCGAGGGCGGCGATCCGCGCGGCACGCGCATCTTCGGCCCGGTCGGGCGCGAGCTGCGCGACAAGAAGTTCATGAAGATCGTCTCCCTGGCACCGGAGGTGCTCTGA
- the rpsQ gene encoding 30S ribosomal protein S17: MTEQPQKTAETDQRGDRKTRRGYVVSDKMDKTVVVQLQDNVTHALYGKVIRRTQKVKAHDEANECGVGDLVRIAETRPLSAQKNWRIVEIVEKAK, encoded by the coding sequence GTGACCGAGCAGCCTCAGAAGACCGCTGAGACCGACCAGCGCGGGGATCGCAAGACCCGCCGCGGCTACGTCGTCTCGGACAAGATGGACAAGACCGTCGTCGTGCAGCTGCAGGACAACGTCACCCATGCCCTCTACGGCAAGGTGATCCGCCGCACGCAGAAGGTCAAGGCCCACGACGAGGCCAACGAGTGCGGCGTGGGCGATCTCGTCCGCATCGCCGAGACCCGCCCGCTGTCGGCTCAGAAGAACTGGCGCATCGTGGAGATCGTCGAGAAGGCCAAGTGA
- the rpmC gene encoding 50S ribosomal protein L29, with protein sequence MEKLVELDDAALQSELKKAKEELFNLRFQSATGQLESNGRLKAVKRDIARIYTVLRERELGIRGAAETSKDGAK encoded by the coding sequence ATGGAGAAGCTCGTCGAGCTCGACGACGCCGCTCTCCAGTCCGAGCTGAAGAAGGCCAAGGAGGAGCTGTTCAACCTGCGCTTCCAGTCGGCCACGGGTCAGCTCGAGAGCAATGGCCGTCTGAAGGCCGTCAAGCGCGACATCGCGCGCATCTACACGGTGCTGCGTGAGCGCGAGCTGGGCATCCGCGGCGCAGCCGAGACCTCGAAGGATGGTGCCAAGTGA
- the rplP gene encoding 50S ribosomal protein L16: protein MLIPRRVKHRKQHHPKRGGTATGGTTVSFGDWGVQALTPAYVTNRQIEAARIAMTRHIKRGGKVWINIFPDRPLTKRPAETRMGSGKGSPEWWVANVKPGRVMFELGGVSDEVAREALRLAIHKLPMKARIVRREGGE from the coding sequence ATGCTCATCCCCCGTCGTGTGAAGCACCGCAAGCAGCACCACCCCAAGCGCGGTGGCACTGCGACCGGCGGCACCACGGTCTCCTTCGGAGACTGGGGCGTCCAGGCACTGACCCCGGCCTACGTCACCAACCGGCAGATCGAGGCGGCTCGTATCGCCATGACCCGCCACATCAAGCGCGGTGGCAAGGTCTGGATCAACATCTTCCCGGACCGTCCGCTGACCAAGCGCCCCGCTGAGACCCGCATGGGCTCCGGCAAGGGCTCGCCCGAGTGGTGGGTCGCCAACGTCAAGCCGGGTCGCGTGATGTTCGAGCTGGGCGGCGTGTCCGACGAGGTGGCCCGCGAGGCCCTTCGCCTGGCCATCCACAAGCTCCCGATGAAGGCGCGCATCGTGCGTCGCGAAGGCGGTGAATGA
- the rpsC gene encoding 30S ribosomal protein S3, which produces MGQKINPNGFRLGITTDHVSHWFTDSNKAGQQYKDYVREDIMIRKLMDTGMERAGISKVDIERTRDRVRVDIHTARPGIVIGRRGAEADRIRGELEKLTGKQIQLNILEVKNPEIDAQLVAQGVAEQLASRVAFRRAMKKSIQSAQRAGAKGIRIQCAGRLGGAEMSRSEFYREGRVPLHTLRANIDYGFFEAKTTFGRIGVKVWIYKGDLTSKELAAQEAAAQSRGRGGDRRGGGAGDRRRRPERTDRNDRGGRRGERSGDAPAANAEGGN; this is translated from the coding sequence GTGGGACAGAAGATCAATCCCAACGGCTTCCGTCTGGGAATCACCACGGACCACGTCTCGCACTGGTTCACCGATTCCAACAAGGCGGGCCAGCAGTACAAGGACTATGTCCGCGAGGACATCATGATCCGCAAGCTCATGGACACCGGCATGGAGCGCGCCGGCATCTCGAAGGTCGATATCGAGCGCACCCGTGACCGCGTCCGCGTGGACATCCACACGGCGCGTCCGGGCATCGTCATCGGCCGCCGCGGCGCCGAGGCCGATCGCATCCGCGGCGAGCTCGAGAAGCTCACGGGCAAGCAGATCCAGCTGAACATCCTCGAGGTCAAGAACCCCGAGATCGATGCGCAGCTGGTCGCCCAGGGCGTCGCCGAGCAGCTCGCCTCGCGCGTGGCCTTCCGCCGCGCCATGAAGAAGTCCATCCAGTCGGCGCAGCGCGCCGGCGCGAAGGGCATCCGCATCCAGTGCGCCGGCCGTCTGGGCGGCGCCGAGATGTCCCGCTCGGAGTTCTACCGCGAGGGCCGCGTGCCCCTGCACACGCTCCGCGCGAACATCGACTACGGCTTCTTCGAGGCCAAGACCACCTTCGGCCGCATCGGCGTGAAGGTCTGGATCTACAAGGGCGACCTGACCTCCAAGGAGCTCGCAGCTCAGGAGGCGGCAGCCCAGTCCCGCGGCCGCGGCGGAGACCGTCGCGGCGGAGGCGCCGGCGATCGCCGTCGCCGTCCCGAGCGCACTGACCGCAATGATCGCGGTGGACGTCGTGGAGAGCGCTCCGGCGACGCCCCCGCAGCGAATGCAGAGGGTGGTAACTGA
- the rplV gene encoding 50S ribosomal protein L22: MEAKASARYVRVTPMKARRVVNLIRGQQAHEALAILKFAQQGASEPVFKVLSSAVANARQTADQKGLPFREEELVVSEAFVDEGPTMKRFRPRAQGRAFRINKRTSHITLVVATPENEEVR; encoded by the coding sequence ATGGAAGCCAAGGCATCCGCGCGCTACGTTCGCGTGACGCCGATGAAGGCCCGGCGCGTCGTCAACCTGATCCGTGGCCAGCAGGCGCACGAGGCTCTGGCGATTCTGAAGTTCGCCCAGCAGGGCGCTTCCGAGCCGGTGTTCAAGGTCCTGTCCTCGGCGGTCGCCAATGCGCGACAGACCGCCGATCAGAAGGGACTGCCGTTCCGCGAGGAGGAGCTCGTCGTGAGCGAGGCCTTCGTGGACGAGGGTCCGACGATGAAGCGGTTCCGTCCGCGAGCCCAGGGCCGCGCGTTCCGCATCAACAAGCGCACGAGCCACATCACCCTGGTCGTGGCGACCCCGGAGAACGAGGAGGTCCGCTAA
- the rpsS gene encoding 30S ribosomal protein S19 — translation MPRSLKKGPFVDQHLYLKVAKENEKGTKNVIKTWSRRSMIVPDMLGHTIAVHDGRKHIPVFVTESMVGHKLGEFAPTRTYRGHVKDDRKGKRR, via the coding sequence ATGCCACGCAGCCTGAAGAAGGGCCCCTTCGTCGACCAGCACCTGTATCTCAAGGTGGCCAAGGAGAACGAGAAGGGCACCAAGAACGTCATCAAGACGTGGTCCCGTCGCTCGATGATCGTGCCGGACATGCTCGGCCACACCATCGCGGTGCACGACGGACGCAAGCACATCCCGGTGTTCGTCACCGAGTCCATGGTCGGTCACAAGCTCGGCGAGTTCGCGCCCACGCGCACCTACCGCGGCCACGTGAAGGACGACAGGAAGGGCAAGCGCCGCTGA
- the rplB gene encoding 50S ribosomal protein L2: MAIRIHKPTTPGRRGSSVADFAEITRSTPEKSLLRPLPKKGGRNNLGRITTRHKGGGHKRQYRVIDFRRHDKDGVDAKVAHIEYDPNRTARIALLHYVDGTKRYILAPKRLTQGSIVESGPAADIKPGNNLPLRNIPVGTTLHAVELRPGGGAKLARSAGASVQLVAKEGKYGQLRLPSGEIRNVDVRCRATVGEVGNAEQSNINWGKAGRNRWKGIRPTVRGVVMNPVDHPHGGGEGKTSGGRHPVNPNGKPEGRTRRPNKESDKLIVRRRRTGKNKR, encoded by the coding sequence ATGGCTATTCGCATTCACAAGCCCACGACGCCGGGCCGCCGCGGCTCGTCCGTCGCGGACTTCGCAGAGATCACGCGCTCGACCCCGGAGAAGTCCCTGCTGCGCCCGCTGCCCAAGAAGGGCGGACGCAACAACCTGGGTCGCATCACCACGCGCCACAAGGGCGGCGGGCACAAGCGCCAGTACCGCGTCATCGACTTCCGTCGCCATGACAAGGACGGCGTGGACGCCAAGGTCGCGCACATCGAGTACGACCCGAACCGCACCGCGCGCATCGCGCTGCTGCACTACGTGGACGGCACCAAGCGCTACATCCTGGCGCCCAAGCGCCTGACTCAGGGCAGCATCGTCGAGTCCGGTCCGGCGGCCGACATCAAGCCCGGCAACAACCTGCCGCTGCGCAACATCCCGGTCGGCACCACGCTGCACGCTGTGGAGCTGCGTCCGGGCGGCGGCGCCAAGCTGGCCCGCTCGGCCGGCGCCTCGGTGCAGCTGGTCGCCAAGGAGGGCAAGTACGGACAGCTCCGTCTGCCCTCCGGCGAGATCCGCAACGTCGACGTCCGCTGCCGCGCGACCGTCGGCGAGGTCGGCAATGCCGAGCAGTCGAACATCAACTGGGGCAAGGCCGGCCGCAACCGCTGGAAGGGCATCCGCCCGACCGTGCGCGGCGTCGTCATGAACCCGGTGGACCACCCGCACGGCGGTGGCGAGGGCAAGACCTCCGGCGGCCGTCACCCGGTCAACCCGAACGGCAAGCCCGAGGGTCGCACCCGTCGCCCCAACAAGGAGAGCGACAAGCTCATCGTCCGTCGCCGTCGCACCGGCAAGAACAAGCGCTGA
- the rplW gene encoding 50S ribosomal protein L23, protein MSVTYKDPRDVIVAPVLSEKSYSLMDQGQYIFQVTPDANKIEIRQAVESIFDVKVASVNTINRAGKRKRTRFGWGQRNSTKRAVVTLSEGTIDIFGGSQG, encoded by the coding sequence GTGAGCGTGACCTACAAGGACCCCCGCGACGTCATCGTCGCTCCGGTGCTCTCCGAGAAGTCGTACTCCCTGATGGATCAGGGCCAGTACATCTTCCAGGTGACCCCGGATGCGAACAAGATCGAGATCCGCCAGGCCGTCGAGTCCATCTTCGACGTCAAGGTGGCCTCCGTGAACACGATCAACCGTGCCGGCAAGCGGAAGCGCACGCGCTTCGGCTGGGGGCAGCGCAACAGCACCAAGCGTGCTGTGGTGACGCTGTCCGAGGGCACCATCGACATCTTCGGCGGTTCCCAGGGCTGA
- the rplD gene encoding 50S ribosomal protein L4: protein MATETINVDLPAEIFDAKSSVPLMHQVVVAQLAAARQGTHKTKTRAEVSGAGRKPFKQKGTGRARQGSIREPQMTGGGIVHGPVPRDYSQRTPKKMKAAALRGALSDRARHGRIHVVSTLVEGTTPSTAAAKAALAGLTSRRHALVVLSRQDDVAALSVRNLQNVHSIYADQLNTYDVLVSDDVVFTKDAYDAFVEAATAGKKQEDAK, encoded by the coding sequence ATGGCAACTGAGACCATCAACGTGGACCTCCCCGCTGAGATCTTCGACGCCAAGTCCTCGGTGCCGCTGATGCACCAGGTCGTCGTGGCGCAGCTCGCGGCCGCCCGTCAGGGCACCCACAAGACCAAGACCCGCGCCGAGGTTTCCGGCGCCGGCCGCAAGCCCTTCAAGCAGAAGGGCACGGGCCGCGCCCGTCAGGGCTCCATCCGCGAGCCCCAGATGACCGGCGGCGGCATCGTGCACGGCCCGGTGCCGCGCGACTACTCGCAGCGCACGCCCAAGAAGATGAAGGCCGCCGCCCTGCGCGGTGCCCTGTCGGACCGTGCCCGTCACGGCCGCATCCACGTGGTGTCGACCCTCGTCGAGGGCACGACCCCGTCCACCGCAGCCGCCAAGGCCGCGCTGGCGGGTCTGACCTCGCGCAGGCACGCGCTCGTGGTGCTCTCGCGCCAGGATGACGTCGCCGCTCTGTCGGTGCGCAACCTGCAGAACGTGCACAGCATCTACGCGGATCAGCTGAACACCTACGACGTGCTGGTCAGCGACGACGTGGTCTTCACCAAGGATGCGTACGACGCATTCGTCGAGGCCGCCACGGCCGGCAAGAAGCAGGAGGACGCCAAGTGA